From a region of the Chrysemys picta bellii isolate R12L10 chromosome 7, ASM1138683v2, whole genome shotgun sequence genome:
- the LOC135972660 gene encoding uncharacterized protein LOC135972660: MESQDRKRAPAWTEREVRDLLAIWGDEAVIAELRSSKRNGKVLEKISKAMKDRGHNRDTQQCRVKIKELRQAYHKAREANGRSGAEPQICRYYAELHAILGGAATTTPTVCYDSLTGETHREDGSGNEEDDDGGTVGSSQQQGSGETGFPNSQDMFVTLDLEPVTPELTQDPQGTQETSAANVSPSQRLVNIRKRKRRTRDDMFTELQMSSHADRAQQNAWRQSMSEMRKAQYEREERWRAESRDEQSKWRAEDDRWRQLADRRQESMLRLLEHQTDMLERMVELQERQQEQRPPLQPQCNQQPSSPSSIASSPRRPRTRWGGLRPPSHSTPDDRPSIRRLAFNKS, encoded by the exons atggagtcccaggatcgcaaaagagctccagcatggaccgaacgggaggtacgagatctgctcgccatatggggagatgaagcagtgatagctgaactccgtagcagtaaaagaaatggcaaagtattagaaaagatctccaaggccatgaaggaccgaggccataacagggacacacagcagtgccgcgtgaaaattaaggagctacggcaagcctaccacaaagccagagaagcaaacggaaggtccggggcagagccgcaaatttgccgctactacgcggagctgcatgcgatcctagggggtgcagccaccactaccccaaccgtgtgctatgactccctcactggagaaacacacagggaagacggttcagggaacgaggaagatgatgatggaggtactgtaggtagctcacagcagcaaggaagcggagaaaccggtttccccaacagccaggatatgtttgtgaccctggacctggaaccagtaacccccgaactcacccaagaccctcagggcacacaggagacctctg ctgcaaatgtttctccttcgcagaggctcgtgaacattagaaagagaaaacgtaggacgagggacgatatgttcacggagctgcagatgtcctcccacgctgatagagcacagcagaatgcgtggaggcagtcaatgtcggagatgagaaaagcccaatatgaacgagaggagaggtggcgggctgaatcgcgggatgaacagagcaagtggcgggctgaagacgataggtggcgtcagcttgcagacagacggcaagagtcaatgctccgtctgctggagcatcaaactgatatgcttgagcgtatggttgagctgcaggaaaggcagcaggagcagagaccgccgctacagccccagtgtaaccaacagccctcctccccaagttccatagcctcctcaccaagacgcccaagaacacggtgggggggcctccgtccacccagtcactcaaccccagatgatcgcccaagcatcagaaggctggccttcaataagagttaa